The segment AACTTTAGCATTATATCTTGGAATGGATTTAAAGTTGTCTTTTTTGGTATTTGTTTGTTTTCTAATCTTTTTCACCTCCTTCATGCTCAATAGTTTATCGTCCTCTGGGTTAATCAAACCTCTGAGACGTTTCAATATATAAATATAAAAGATTATTAAATCTTAATTTATTTTTAGATTACTATAATGAGTTAGAATTAGTTTTTATCAGGTTAAAGTCCTTGGATGTTATCAAGTATCAAACCTCATAATAAGGTTGATGGACATTGAATTAAGTTACCAATAACATGATTCCATACCAATTCTATATAATAATAATACCTTCCTAAGCAATATAACTTCCTATTAGTTATCCTTAGAAATTTGCATTCACAATTTATAAACTTTTTGATTTTTTTTATTCAAAAAAGAAGATAATGACAAGTATAAACACAATCTAATAATTATATCTCCTTACGATAATTAAAAAAAATATTAATTCTATGATCGTATAATTAACATATTTCCGGTTCTGAGTAGAGTTAGAACTACCCTTATATCTGACCCTATTTTTGAATGTTCCTTTAAGGGTGTTGAATTGATTGAAAGTAGGTATTCATTTAAGATATTTTTTAATTTATATCTATTTGCAATCTTCCTTTCTTTTTGAAAAATAAAAATATTTAATAATAACAATCAACAATTAAAAGGTTTTAATTATAATCATCAACATACTATTATATGGGGAAATAGGACCCTCAATTAGATAAAATTCAATTAATTCGTTGGAGAGTGAAAAAGATGAAAATATCAGATGAATTGATTGGTAAAGATGTTTTAGATGAATCTGGAGACCAAATAGGGTTAGTTAAAGATGTGGATTGGGATTTTGAAACCAACACAGTAAAATCAATTATTTTAAAAGAAGCTGGGATATCAGCAAAAATTGGCCTAGGAGACAATAAAATAGTGCCCTATGAACTGATTGAAGCTATTGGCGATAAAGTACTAATTAAAGGCAGAGTTTTCAAGACCGAATAATATATTGTGGTATGAAAATTTAATTTATTATTAGTGTATTGAATAAAAAAATTTGAGGGGAAAAAATGGTCGATAAAAAAGAACTGGGAAAGAAAGTGGATGACATTAAATCTGATGTGTCTGATAAGAAAGATGATGTTAGTGATAGTATTAGTGAAATGAAAGATGATGCTATGGATAAGAAGGATGAGATGCAAGATGAAATGGGGAAAAGAAAGACGCAGGCGGATAAATTGTTGAAAGAATTAGTGAACACAATTAAAGTCAAGCAAGTAGAAGTTGGGAAAACTCTATCAGATTACACATCTCTCCAAAAACCACTAGCCGACATTATTGAAACCAATGATAGCTTAATAATAAAAATAGACCTTCCTGGTGTTACAAAGGAAGATATTGATATTGGAATTGCTGGTGAAACCATAGACATCATGGTAAAGTTCGAAGAGGAAAGTGAAGCTGACGACATCAATTACATCCAAAAAGAGAGAAGTTACGGTGAAACCAAAAGAACAATTAAACTCCCGTCAGAAATAAAGGTTAAGAAAGCATCAGCTAACTTCAAAGACTCTGTTTTAACCATTAAACTACCTAAAATAGAAAAAAGACTACACAAAATTGATATTAACTAAATTTTTTTCTTTTTTAATGGGGGGATGGTGGTTATGGTAAGTGTTGGGGCTGTGGTTGAAGGTTTTATTTTGGCAATTATATTTACGGTAGTTTTAGCAATTTTGGGTGTTGGATCAGTTCTGGGATTGCCGGTGGCCCTGTTTGGTTTTCTAATAGCAGGTATAATAGTTGGTTACATCTCATATGGGGACATTGTTGATGGAACGATTAATGGAGCACTTATGGGTGTTGCCGGTGCAATAATATTGTGGCTTCTTAGTTTATTCAAAGGTCAAATTGCTGCATTTTCTGCCCAATTATCAACTTATGTCCCATTAAACTCACCGCAAGAAATAATAATTGTAATAGTTGTGGGTGCAATAGGTGGTGCAGTTGGCTCATTAATACTAAGATTCAATCGAAGAAACCGAAGATACGATGAAGATCAAAGAGATGAGGTAGATAGAAGGGACTGAGACGAGTAAAGGTGATCTACATGAATAAAGAAATTGATGTGATGCTCATAAACCCTTACGATGAGAATGCATTGAAAAATGCGCTTGGTTTCATAGCCCCTCCTATGAATCTGATGTACCTGGCGTCATCACTGGAGAAAGAATCTTACTCTGTTAAAATAGTAGATGATGATTTCCTCCAAAAGGGCTACAAACATGTGTCTGAGATGGCAGAAAAGCTCAATCCACAAGTAGTAGCAGTTACAGCCACCACATCCACAATAAACAGCGCACTTAAATACTTGGAAATGGTAAAGAATACCCTCCCTAATTCTTTAACTGTAATAGGTGGTCCACATACTACTTTCATGCCTTTTGAAACTTTAAAAGATTCTGAGGCCCTTGATGTGGTTGTTATGGGTGAGGGTGAGAAGACCATGGTTGACATAGCAGCCCAATCCTCCTCAGAAAGCATTCCCGATCTGAAAGAGGTTAAGGGAATTGTTTTCAGGGATCCAAACACTAGAAGTTTAAAATCTACACCCGATAGGCCTTTAATAAAGGATCTTGACTCATTACCTTTCCCAGCCAGACATCTTGTTCCCTTTAAATCCTATGGTGTCTCCAAAGAACAAACTGGTGGAATAATAACCAGTAGAGGTTGTGTTTATTCCTGTAATTACTGTTCATCCTCACTTATCATGGGTAAAAAGTTCCGATGGCGCAGCCCAGACAACGTGGTGGACGAAATAGAAGAATTAATAGATAACTACCAGATAAGAGACATAGGTTTCATGGATGACACATTCATGCTCAATAAAAGAAGGGCTAATGATATTGCCAATGAAATCAAAGCCAGAGGCATGGATTTGAGCTTCGTGGCATCTTCCCGTGTTGACAGGGTAGACCCGGAGTTACTTCAAAATCTTAAAAATTCAGGAATGCAAACAATATATTACGGTGTTGAATCAGGGTCACAGCGTATCTTAGACATAATGAAAAAAGGCATAACCCTCAAAAACGCCGAAAATGCTGTTAAAATTGCAAAAGATGCAGGTTTAGAAGTTTTAACCTCCTTTATATTAGGATATCCTGGAGAAACCAAAGATGACATGAATAAGACCATTGATTTTTCAACTAAACTTGATTCAGACTACTGCCAATACTCCATACTAACACCATTTCCTGGAACACCAGTCTACAATGAACTTCTGGAAAAAAATTTAATAGACAATGATGACTGGAATGAATACACAGTACTAAAGCCAGTTTTGAAATACGATGAAATGGGTTTAAACAAGAAAATGGTGGAAAGGAAACTGGCCATAGCCTATTTGAAATATTACGCAAGGCCAAAATATCTCATGAACCATAGGCATATGTTCAAGGTTATGTTTAATACAGTTATTCGGAGTTTTATACTCCCAAAACTCATGGGGGGCACTGGTAAAGGTTGGTACCAAAACCTGGACAACAATAATTCGTCAAAGTAGATAAAAATTACAATTATTATGAATTAGAATTTAAAACCTATTGGAGGGATTCTATGAGTGAAAAAACAAGTGAAATGAAAGGAAAAGCCAAGGAAATGAAAGGAGAAATTAAAGGGAAAGCTAAGGAGATGGAAGGAGAAATTAAAGGAAAGGCTAAAGAAGCTGAAGGAAAAATAAAAGGTAAAATTAAGAAATTATGAAATCGATGATATTTATTTCCATCAATCTTTTTTTAATATAAAAATAAAATTCATAATCATTATAAAAAAGTTTCAATGTCTACGATAGTCCTTTGAACGGTTAAAGGTTTTTTTCATTTCTCCATAAAACGAAATATCTCTGGCATATATACTAACTTTACGATCTATGACATCATGCTGCTTAACTGTTCATTAATAGCTTGGTCAATCAATTCAGAGAAGCTACCTAAACCAAAAAATGAATAATGGACAGCTAAACGTGGAAAGAATATCAACACCCAATAACTTTACAGTTCCATTATTGTTAAAAAAGTAAATAAACTGAAAGGGCCAGTGTTCCATGGGTTATTCCCAGTATTAAAGAAAGTCCTGCCATGGTTGGATGTATTTTAAATGGTATTTTTTTCCCTTTATAGATCATTAACCCGATTGTTGCGGTTATAATAAAAGAAAGAAGAGTTACAATTCCCAGATAAAGAATTAATGGTTTTCCGAGAATTGGATAGTAAGCTATGCTGCTTAACATAAGATTTTTCTCCTAATATTTTACTGTACAATGATAGTTCCTTTCATGGAGGTGTGCGTTGTGCAGTGGTAAGGATAATTTCCTGTTTGGTTGAATGTGTAACTGTAACTGTCTCCATTGTTAAGGTCGCCGCTTGCAAATACTCCGGTATCACTGGCAACTGGATGGTTGGTTGAATCTTTATTAGTCCAAGTGACTGTGGTGCCTGCTTTAACAGTGAGAGTGGATGGATTAAAGGCAAAATTCTGGATGCTAACACTGTTTCCAGTGGAGTTACTGCTGCTGTTATTCCCGGTAGAGTTCTCGCTGGTGCAGCCTGAAAGGGCAACAATGGCTACAATTCCAAAGATCATGAAAATTAGATATTCATCTTTCATTATTTATAACCCCCTAAATTAAATATTATTTATTATATTATAGGGTGTAATTTAATAAATTTTTTCAAAAACAGGGATTTTATTAAATAAAAAAAATAATCCATAAATCATGTGGTGAATTCAGGATTTCATCATGATATGGATTTAACCTTCAATTTTGTCCACGCTGAGAAAACCGTAACTATCCACCAGTTCTTTAAATTCATCAGTAACTGATGCAGCTTCTAAAGCTCTTTCAATATCTTTGAGTATGTTAGCATCTCTGAGTTTAGCTTCAACATCAGAGTAATCCTTTTTAAGGATGATGGCTACTGCGATTTTTTCATCTTCGAATTTGCAAATCTTATGACCGTTTATATCCGTTGATAAATTTATTTTTCCATCCATTATACCACCTGTTCTCTTTTTATGAACTGTTTTACACTTGAAGTGTATGTCTAATTTATGTTCATTTTAGTAGTATCATTATTATTTTTCTTTTTTTATCATATAATTTGATGGTTTTGATTGTTAATAACTAATCCTTCGATCAAACAAATTAAATTTAATGTGATTTAAGATGTTTTAATGACAATATAATGAGTGGGTGAAATATATGGGTGAAGATATTACCACTGTGGTCATAGTCACATGAAGATTAAAAGAGGGAAAGACCTATGATGATTTCCGCAAGGCATGGATCATACCATCGGTTTCGGAGCCAGTAACAAAATGTACACAATAGTTAACGCCTTTGATGAACGGGAAATAATTGTTATCGGGTTCACAGATATGGATCGGGATGCAGATCCCATGTCAGTGCTGTGTATTGATGTTAAAGAAAGACTGGCCAACCCCCTGGATAAGGTTATAGAACCAGAGATAGGAAGGGCCTTCGGAATTCTAATCTCTGAAGATGACTTTTCAAGGAGGGAACTATTGATTATAAACCGTCAACTGTGTGTGGGAAAGAAACCAATATAGAAGAGATTATGGAAGGGTTAAAACTGGTTAAACAGGCTATTATTAAGGCATTTCGAGAGAGGGATGTTGCTGG is part of the Methanobacterium sp. genome and harbors:
- a CDS encoding DUF5518 domain-containing protein, which translates into the protein MVVMVSVGAVVEGFILAIIFTVVLAILGVGSVLGLPVALFGFLIAGIIVGYISYGDIVDGTINGALMGVAGAIILWLLSLFKGQIAAFSAQLSTYVPLNSPQEIIIVIVVGAIGGAVGSLILRFNRRNRRYDEDQRDEVDRRD
- a CDS encoding cupredoxin family copper-binding protein; its protein translation is MKDEYLIFMIFGIVAIVALSGCTSENSTGNNSSSNSTGNSVSIQNFAFNPSTLTVKAGTTVTWTNKDSTNHPVASDTGVFASGDLNNGDSYSYTFNQTGNYPYHCTTHTSMKGTIIVQ
- a CDS encoding PRC-barrel domain-containing protein, which gives rise to MKISDELIGKDVLDESGDQIGLVKDVDWDFETNTVKSIILKEAGISAKIGLGDNKIVPYELIEAIGDKVLIKGRVFKTE
- a CDS encoding radical SAM protein, translated to MNKEIDVMLINPYDENALKNALGFIAPPMNLMYLASSLEKESYSVKIVDDDFLQKGYKHVSEMAEKLNPQVVAVTATTSTINSALKYLEMVKNTLPNSLTVIGGPHTTFMPFETLKDSEALDVVVMGEGEKTMVDIAAQSSSESIPDLKEVKGIVFRDPNTRSLKSTPDRPLIKDLDSLPFPARHLVPFKSYGVSKEQTGGIITSRGCVYSCNYCSSSLIMGKKFRWRSPDNVVDEIEELIDNYQIRDIGFMDDTFMLNKRRANDIANEIKARGMDLSFVASSRVDRVDPELLQNLKNSGMQTIYYGVESGSQRILDIMKKGITLKNAENAVKIAKDAGLEVLTSFILGYPGETKDDMNKTIDFSTKLDSDYCQYSILTPFPGTPVYNELLEKNLIDNDDWNEYTVLKPVLKYDEMGLNKKMVERKLAIAYLKYYARPKYLMNHRHMFKVMFNTVIRSFILPKLMGGTGKGWYQNLDNNNSSK
- a CDS encoding LEA domain-containing protein, yielding MSEKTSEMKGKAKEMKGEIKGKAKEMEGEIKGKAKEAEGKIKGKIKKL
- a CDS encoding Hsp20/alpha crystallin family protein, with the translated sequence MVDKKELGKKVDDIKSDVSDKKDDVSDSISEMKDDAMDKKDEMQDEMGKRKTQADKLLKELVNTIKVKQVEVGKTLSDYTSLQKPLADIIETNDSLIIKIDLPGVTKEDIDIGIAGETIDIMVKFEEESEADDINYIQKERSYGETKRTIKLPSEIKVKKASANFKDSVLTIKLPKIEKRLHKIDIN